In Streptomyces sp. 840.1, one DNA window encodes the following:
- a CDS encoding BTAD domain-containing putative transcriptional regulator: MLGSVKHRCVLAVLVHARGEPVAVDTLMERVWGDEPPPKGPATLQTYLSKLRRHLGDAVGPLVQVDHVAPRLYRLRMNDLNDLDLIRFQRFRAEAAVAAEQGRTDWAIGLLRTAESMWRGEPLTESSGEWAASVRTRLMEDHRHVREERIRLELELGRHADLIGELRELAAESPLAEGVVGSLMLALHRSGRHSEALELYRTTHARLREGLGMDPGPGLRTLHQRILEQDRGLTETRAVAVTVGTPSPATLSPPAPPPAPTAPLTRPPAGSPARNNLPRDTRDFTGRTRELTLLRAGIAGADDYALPLAVLHGMPGIGKTAIAIHAAHRLADAYPDGQLYVDLHGFSGQRPSDPAEALALLLHAAGSGGALPGTLDERAAKWREWTARNRVLVVLDNARDAAQVRPLLPGSAGCLAIVTSRNRLSALDGATSLLVDALPAQEATALFTRVAGTARTSRDPEALKLLVDACGRHPLATTLLAGRFRHREIWDLRHLLKRLEQSSDPLAELDEDVFVSAFRFSYAELTPGTRRLLRLLALHPGPDVTAAAAAALSGNATGLAPGAGAGGVRRSIEELLDCHLVTEPALGRYQLHDLTRAFALRMSTAEEPESTRGKAVGRLLGYYLTSAHRAHRLTHPHRRALEPDLPSVHATEFGDDGEATAWLNAERANLLAAARTAAAENADHAALFPHALAPSLRIWGSWAVTNELYGAAVEALRPRGNPVLLAQTLMEAADVLAQTGPGEALSCAGEALTLFQDLNDPAGCADSSFQASRAHLAAGHTGPALRMVERARALYRGLGDLHGEADCLNVEGAALYYEGRYDEALVRARVTLRIHEGTGDLLGQIRAHNNIGEIHQLQGRIERARDHLERSRMLAQLHSGAQELAILDTNMGTVHQAMGDTPRALAGFRRALESHRARGDALGEVNALISMGAAHAANGDSEEALLQFTVAEEVARRIDSAYERARALLGMADIHRSAGRPDVALEIYGQALGLSERTGSRPAAARALAGLARAALTTHRSGLALEYGRRAQEVYRSLGTEAEAESLRRLLLEEVKRTDT; the protein is encoded by the coding sequence ATGCTCGGTTCGGTGAAACACCGCTGTGTGCTCGCGGTTCTGGTACACGCGCGTGGGGAGCCCGTCGCCGTGGACACGTTGATGGAACGGGTCTGGGGCGACGAACCTCCGCCCAAGGGCCCCGCCACGCTCCAGACCTACCTCTCCAAACTGCGCAGACATCTGGGCGACGCAGTGGGTCCGCTCGTGCAGGTGGACCATGTGGCGCCCCGGCTGTACCGACTCCGCATGAACGACCTGAACGACCTGGACCTGATCCGCTTCCAGCGGTTTCGCGCCGAGGCCGCGGTGGCGGCGGAGCAGGGCCGGACGGACTGGGCGATCGGGCTGCTGCGCACCGCCGAGAGCATGTGGCGGGGCGAGCCGCTGACGGAGAGCTCCGGCGAGTGGGCTGCGTCGGTACGCACCCGCCTGATGGAGGACCACCGCCATGTCCGGGAGGAACGCATCCGGCTGGAGCTGGAGCTCGGCCGCCATGCCGATCTCATCGGTGAGCTGCGCGAGCTGGCTGCCGAGAGCCCGCTGGCCGAAGGGGTCGTCGGCTCCCTGATGCTGGCTCTCCACCGAAGCGGAAGACACAGCGAGGCGCTGGAGCTCTACCGGACAACCCATGCCAGGCTGCGCGAGGGACTGGGCATGGACCCGGGCCCCGGTCTACGGACCCTCCACCAGCGAATACTGGAACAGGACCGGGGCCTGACGGAGACCCGGGCGGTGGCCGTCACTGTCGGGACGCCCTCCCCCGCGACTCTCTCCCCGCCCGCTCCACCACCCGCCCCCACCGCCCCGCTCACGCGGCCCCCGGCCGGTTCCCCGGCCCGCAACAATCTCCCCCGTGACACCCGGGACTTCACCGGTCGCACCCGGGAACTGACGCTCCTGCGCGCAGGTATCGCCGGTGCCGACGACTACGCGCTGCCGCTCGCCGTATTGCACGGGATGCCCGGCATCGGCAAGACCGCGATCGCGATCCACGCGGCGCACCGGCTGGCCGACGCCTATCCGGACGGTCAGCTGTACGTCGATCTGCACGGGTTCAGCGGACAGCGTCCCTCCGACCCGGCCGAGGCCCTGGCTCTCCTGCTGCACGCCGCCGGATCGGGCGGCGCGCTGCCGGGCACACTCGACGAGCGGGCGGCCAAGTGGCGGGAGTGGACCGCGCGCAACCGAGTACTGGTGGTCCTCGACAACGCCCGGGACGCCGCCCAGGTCCGCCCGCTGCTGCCCGGTTCGGCCGGCTGTCTGGCCATCGTGACGAGCCGAAACCGCCTCTCCGCACTGGACGGGGCGACGTCCCTGCTGGTCGACGCGCTGCCGGCCCAGGAGGCGACGGCTCTGTTCACCCGGGTCGCGGGCACCGCCCGCACCTCTCGCGATCCGGAGGCACTGAAGCTGCTGGTGGATGCCTGCGGTCGTCATCCGCTGGCCACGACGCTGCTGGCAGGCCGGTTCCGGCACCGGGAGATCTGGGACCTGCGCCACCTGCTGAAGCGCCTGGAGCAGTCGAGCGACCCACTGGCCGAGCTCGACGAGGACGTGTTCGTCTCCGCGTTCCGGTTCTCGTACGCGGAGCTGACTCCCGGCACCCGCCGGCTGCTGCGCCTGCTGGCGCTGCATCCCGGCCCCGACGTCACAGCCGCAGCCGCGGCCGCACTGTCGGGAAACGCAACCGGCCTCGCCCCCGGGGCCGGAGCCGGGGGCGTGCGGCGCAGCATCGAGGAGCTGTTGGACTGCCACCTGGTGACGGAACCGGCACTCGGCCGCTACCAGTTGCACGACCTCACACGGGCTTTCGCGCTGCGCATGTCGACGGCCGAGGAGCCGGAGAGCACTCGCGGCAAGGCTGTCGGCAGGCTTCTCGGGTACTACCTCACTTCCGCGCACCGGGCCCACCGCCTCACTCATCCGCACCGCCGGGCCCTGGAGCCCGATCTCCCGTCGGTCCACGCGACCGAGTTCGGCGACGACGGAGAGGCGACGGCCTGGCTGAACGCCGAGCGGGCCAACCTGCTGGCCGCCGCTCGCACGGCTGCCGCCGAGAACGCGGACCACGCGGCCCTGTTCCCTCACGCGCTCGCCCCCTCCCTGAGGATCTGGGGCAGCTGGGCGGTCACCAACGAGTTGTACGGCGCGGCCGTGGAGGCGCTGCGCCCCCGGGGCAACCCGGTACTGCTGGCGCAGACGCTGATGGAGGCGGCGGACGTTCTGGCGCAGACGGGGCCCGGGGAGGCGCTGAGCTGTGCGGGCGAGGCGCTGACGCTGTTCCAGGACCTCAATGATCCCGCAGGATGCGCCGACAGCTCGTTCCAGGCGAGCCGCGCCCACCTGGCCGCCGGTCACACCGGCCCGGCGCTGCGCATGGTGGAGCGGGCACGGGCGCTCTACCGTGGCCTGGGCGACCTGCACGGCGAGGCGGACTGCCTCAACGTCGAGGGGGCAGCGCTGTATTACGAGGGCCGGTACGACGAGGCGCTCGTCCGGGCGCGCGTCACGCTCCGGATCCACGAAGGGACGGGCGACCTGCTGGGGCAGATCCGTGCGCACAACAACATCGGCGAGATCCACCAGCTCCAGGGGCGCATCGAGCGCGCCCGCGACCATCTCGAACGATCGCGGATGCTGGCCCAACTGCACAGCGGAGCCCAGGAGCTGGCCATTCTGGACACGAACATGGGCACGGTGCATCAGGCCATGGGAGACACTCCACGGGCGCTGGCCGGCTTCCGGCGGGCACTGGAGAGCCACCGGGCCCGAGGGGACGCACTGGGTGAGGTGAACGCCCTGATCAGCATGGGTGCCGCGCACGCGGCGAACGGCGACAGCGAGGAGGCGCTGCTTCAGTTCACTGTGGCGGAGGAGGTCGCGCGGAGGATCGACAGTGCCTATGAGCGCGCCAGGGCCTTGCTCGGCATGGCCGACATCCACCGGTCGGCAGGCCGGCCGGACGTGGCCCTGGAGATCTACGGGCAGGCACTCGGCCTGTCCGAGCGCACCGGCTCCCGTCCCGCTGCGGCGCGGGCGCTGGCCGGTCTCGCGCGTGCGGCCCTGACTACGCACCGGAGCGGCCTTGCCCTGGAGTACGGCAGGAGGGCGCAGGAGGTGTACCGGAGCCTGGGCACCGAAGCCGAGGCGGAGAGCCTGCGACGTCTGCTGCTGGAGGAAGTGAAGCGGACCGACACCTGA
- a CDS encoding protease pro-enzyme activation domain-containing protein, whose protein sequence is MAATLPLLAGALALGIPNAAADSAPSGRDALQGTKPAWATSTADRGATADSGKVAVRVHLAGRDAKGLTAYAAAVSDPQSASYGKYLSAAQAQARFGATQDQIDRVSKWLKSSGLTVTGANQHYVSATGEVARTEKAFSTQLRNYRKGAHTYRAPASTASVPAALSDDVLAVSGLDNAPHKSSHDEVLPPPDAVFRNSGPASSYYGSKTASTLPSAYGSKVPYAIKGYTGKQLRAAYGAGSYTGKGVTVAITDAYASPTIAEDAAEYAKRNGDARYKRGQFSQVLPDDYTKTEECGASGWYGEETLDVEAVHAVAPAADIVYVGGASCYDNDLLDSLNKVVDHRLADIVSNSWGDVEANQTPDLALAYDQVFKMGAIEGIGFYFSSGDAGDNVASTGTKQIDVPANSAWVTSVGGTSLAVGKHDTYKWETGWGTTNAPLSADGKSWKGFPGAYTSGAGGGTSSTVEQPFYQRGVVPDSLAKANGRTRMRTAPDIAAVADPNTGFLVGQTQTMPDGSLGYDEYRIGGTSLAAPVIAGVQALSQQANRGRPLGFANPAIYDRYFSKAYHDVTDHPLGAGHDLAVARVDFANGYDAADGLLTSVRSLGKDASLSAVRGYDDVTGVGTPAPGYVSSYRKH, encoded by the coding sequence ATGGCAGCGACACTGCCACTGCTCGCCGGAGCGCTCGCCCTCGGGATACCCAACGCAGCAGCGGACTCCGCACCGAGCGGCCGGGATGCGCTGCAGGGCACCAAGCCGGCCTGGGCCACCTCCACGGCCGACCGGGGCGCCACGGCGGACAGCGGAAAGGTCGCCGTCCGGGTCCACCTCGCCGGGCGGGACGCGAAGGGGCTGACCGCCTACGCGGCCGCCGTCTCCGACCCGCAGTCGGCGTCGTACGGGAAGTACCTGAGCGCCGCGCAGGCGCAGGCACGGTTCGGGGCGACCCAGGACCAGATCGACCGGGTCAGCAAGTGGCTGAAGTCGAGCGGGCTGACCGTCACCGGCGCCAACCAGCACTACGTCTCGGCCACCGGTGAAGTCGCCCGGACCGAGAAGGCGTTCAGCACCCAGCTACGCAACTACCGCAAGGGCGCCCACACCTACCGCGCCCCCGCCTCCACCGCTTCCGTGCCGGCCGCGCTGAGCGATGACGTGCTCGCCGTATCGGGTCTGGACAACGCGCCGCACAAGTCCAGCCACGACGAGGTGCTCCCGCCGCCGGACGCGGTGTTCCGCAACTCGGGTCCGGCCTCGTCGTACTACGGGTCGAAGACCGCCTCCACCCTGCCGAGCGCGTACGGGTCCAAGGTTCCGTACGCGATCAAGGGCTACACCGGCAAGCAGCTGCGCGCCGCGTACGGGGCCGGGAGCTACACCGGAAAGGGCGTGACCGTCGCGATCACCGACGCGTACGCCTCGCCCACCATCGCGGAGGACGCCGCCGAGTACGCCAAGCGCAACGGCGACGCACGTTACAAGCGCGGGCAGTTCAGCCAGGTGCTGCCGGACGACTACACGAAGACCGAGGAGTGCGGGGCCTCCGGCTGGTACGGCGAGGAGACCCTCGACGTCGAGGCCGTGCACGCCGTCGCACCCGCCGCGGACATCGTGTACGTGGGCGGCGCGTCCTGCTACGACAACGATCTGCTGGACTCGCTGAACAAGGTCGTCGACCACCGGCTCGCGGACATCGTCTCCAACTCGTGGGGCGACGTCGAGGCCAACCAGACCCCCGACCTGGCGCTCGCGTACGACCAGGTGTTCAAGATGGGCGCGATCGAGGGCATCGGCTTCTACTTCTCCTCCGGCGACGCCGGCGACAACGTCGCCTCGACCGGCACGAAGCAGATCGACGTCCCCGCGAACTCCGCCTGGGTGACCTCGGTCGGCGGTACGTCACTGGCCGTCGGCAAGCACGACACCTACAAGTGGGAGACCGGCTGGGGGACCACGAACGCTCCCCTGTCGGCCGACGGCAAGAGCTGGAAGGGGTTCCCCGGCGCCTACACCTCGGGCGCGGGCGGCGGCACCAGCTCCACCGTCGAGCAGCCGTTCTACCAGCGCGGCGTCGTGCCGGACTCGCTGGCGAAGGCCAACGGCAGGACCCGGATGCGCACCGCTCCGGACATCGCGGCCGTCGCCGATCCGAACACCGGATTCCTGGTCGGCCAGACCCAGACGATGCCCGACGGATCGCTGGGCTACGACGAGTACCGCATCGGCGGCACGTCGCTCGCGGCGCCGGTCATCGCCGGCGTCCAGGCCCTCTCCCAGCAGGCCAACCGGGGCAGGCCGCTCGGCTTCGCCAACCCGGCGATCTACGACCGGTACTTCTCGAAGGCGTACCACGACGTGACGGACCACCCGCTGGGCGCCGGGCACGACCTCGCCGTCGCCCGGGTGGACTTCGCCAACGGGTACGACGCGGCCGACGGTCTGCTGACCTCGGTGCGGAGCCTCGGCAAGGACGCCTCGCTGTCGGCGGTGCGTGGCTACGACGACGTGACGGGTGTCGGAACTCCGGCCCCCGGATACGTGAGCTCCTACCGCAAGCACTGA
- a CDS encoding Ku protein, with translation MRSIWNGAISFGLVSIPVKLINATENHAVSFRQIHLSDGGRVRYRKVCELDGEEVTAAEIGKGYEDEDGSVIPITDEDLGSLPLPTAKTIEIVAFVPAESIDPLQMDAAYYLSANGVPAAKPYTLLREALKRSRKVAVAKYALRGRERLGMLRVVDDVIAMHGLLWPDEIRAPEGVAPDTGVKVRAAELDLADALMATLGEVEMDSLRDDYREAVEELVAAKAAGEVPLRAEPEDTGGKVIDLVAALESSVRAAKEARAGGAEEGDGEDARVAKVTSIADRKPSGAKKSTAAGTTAKKKTPAKKATAGGAKKTPARKATAAKKAGTKKTAAKKTTANKRTGAKSTPRKRTSA, from the coding sequence GTGAGGTCCATATGGAACGGCGCCATCTCCTTCGGCCTGGTCAGCATCCCGGTCAAGCTGATCAACGCCACCGAGAACCACGCGGTCTCCTTCCGCCAGATCCACCTCAGCGACGGCGGCCGGGTCCGCTACCGCAAGGTGTGCGAGTTGGACGGGGAGGAGGTGACGGCGGCCGAGATCGGCAAGGGCTACGAGGACGAGGACGGCTCGGTGATCCCGATCACCGACGAGGACCTCGGCTCGCTCCCGCTGCCGACGGCCAAGACGATCGAGATCGTCGCCTTCGTACCGGCCGAGTCGATCGACCCGCTCCAGATGGACGCGGCCTACTACCTCTCCGCCAACGGGGTCCCGGCCGCCAAGCCGTACACCCTGCTGCGCGAGGCGCTGAAGCGCAGCCGCAAGGTCGCCGTCGCCAAGTACGCGCTGCGCGGGCGCGAGCGCCTCGGGATGCTGCGGGTGGTCGACGACGTGATCGCGATGCACGGCCTGCTCTGGCCGGACGAGATCCGCGCCCCCGAGGGGGTTGCTCCGGACACCGGCGTGAAGGTGCGCGCCGCCGAACTGGACCTGGCCGACGCCTTGATGGCCACGCTCGGTGAGGTCGAGATGGACTCGCTGCGCGACGACTACCGGGAGGCGGTCGAGGAGCTCGTCGCCGCCAAGGCCGCCGGCGAGGTGCCGCTGCGGGCTGAGCCCGAGGACACCGGCGGCAAGGTGATCGACCTGGTCGCGGCCCTGGAGAGCAGCGTCCGGGCGGCGAAGGAGGCCCGCGCGGGCGGGGCGGAGGAGGGGGACGGCGAGGACGCGCGGGTCGCGAAGGTCACCTCGATCGCGGACCGAAAGCCGTCGGGCGCGAAGAAGTCCACGGCTGCCGGGACGACGGCGAAGAAGAAGACGCCGGCCAAGAAGGCGACAGCCGGGGGTGCGAAGAAGACGCCGGCCAGGAAGGCGACAGCGGCCAAGAAGGCGGGGACCAAGAAGACAGCGGCGAAGAAGACAACGGCGAATAAGCGGACCGGTGCGAAGAGCACCCCGCGCAAACGCACCTCAGCCTGA
- the ligD gene encoding non-homologous end-joining DNA ligase — protein MTPITEVEGRRLTLSNLDKVLYPATGTTKGEVLHYYAATAAEALLAHLRERPVSFLRYPDGPDGQRFFTKNPPPGTPSWVRTAPVPHHDNEAARQLVVGDLASLMWSANLVVEFHTPQWRSGAPGVADRLVFDLDPGEPASVVECCEVARWLRERLAGDGLEAYGKTSGSKGLHLLVPLEPTPSERVSAYAKGLAVQAELELPDLVVHRMKRSLRPGKVFVDFSQNAAAKTTATPYTLRARAEPSVSAPVTWAEIEECREPGELVFLADDMAERLARYGDLLGPLNEPGRGRPIPDTA, from the coding sequence ATGACGCCGATCACGGAGGTGGAGGGGCGGCGCCTGACGCTCAGCAATCTGGACAAGGTGCTGTATCCGGCCACCGGCACCACCAAGGGCGAGGTGCTGCACTACTACGCGGCCACGGCCGCCGAGGCGCTGCTGGCGCATCTGCGGGAGCGGCCCGTGTCGTTCCTGCGCTATCCGGACGGGCCGGACGGGCAGCGGTTCTTCACCAAGAACCCGCCCCCCGGTACGCCGTCCTGGGTACGGACGGCTCCGGTGCCGCACCACGACAACGAAGCGGCCAGGCAGCTCGTCGTGGGGGATCTCGCCTCGCTGATGTGGTCGGCCAATCTGGTGGTGGAGTTCCACACCCCGCAGTGGCGGTCCGGGGCGCCGGGGGTGGCCGACCGGCTGGTGTTCGACCTGGACCCGGGAGAGCCCGCGAGCGTCGTGGAGTGCTGCGAGGTCGCCCGCTGGCTGCGGGAGCGGCTGGCCGGGGACGGTCTGGAGGCGTACGGGAAGACCTCGGGCTCCAAGGGGCTGCACCTGCTCGTACCGCTGGAGCCCACGCCGTCCGAACGGGTGTCGGCGTACGCGAAGGGGCTGGCCGTCCAGGCGGAGCTGGAGCTCCCGGATCTGGTGGTGCACCGGATGAAGAGGTCTCTGCGGCCGGGGAAGGTGTTCGTCGATTTCAGCCAGAACGCCGCCGCGAAGACGACCGCCACCCCCTACACGCTGCGCGCGCGAGCGGAACCCTCCGTGTCCGCCCCGGTCACCTGGGCGGAGATCGAGGAGTGCCGGGAGCCCGGGGAGCTGGTCTTCCTGGCCGACGACATGGCGGAACGGCTGGCGCGGTACGGGGATCTGCTCGGGCCGCTCAACGAACCGGGCCGGGGGCGCCCGATCCCGGACACGGCATAG
- a CDS encoding HEAT repeat domain-containing protein, whose protein sequence is MFAGIDEVDWASMEHAYGPADDVPGLLQGLASADPAEREGALDGMYGAVHHQGDVYACTLACIPFLFELVVDPAVPDRGGIVELLTSIGGIDLDEDDEDEIDEDEIEGAANYAMAAAAVSAGAGVFFALMADDDPGVRVSAPLALATLHGHPARVLPLLRERLAVEPDEEVRLALVEAAGRVALRHRPLTDQIADWLSRLAAEAHPPGLRLAALAQLARCAPQALPGDVVRVVAGLLRQLRSSPPAGGAEPGCRGAEAHSEPEPAGTEERAAPVTLVGQLRAMSAEESAGRTAPWTADLLRTLHVGLDDRVAERTALLTDQLCSPDRWQRIDAVRMSSGLIRAWRGSYSELVRLVGEQLGAAEPRLAEAASHVLEELFGLAAPAADALAARVAADPGAWVKEWASGPPGLGSPVKALSRLGDARALPALAAALERPEVPHDVGFAIGYLGAAARPLAGALRRRLGEVGLDEGAYDRASPLLAGLTALRAGEAAPEVLRVLRGAPEYRGEWLRTAALRALGSFGPAARCAVPELRAMIRRPGTSAATEAAEALWAVAGDASAVLPVLIEGLQAEHAHERRSAASALGRLGARAEVTAPRLRALLGHEELWLRVDAAIALWEVSGRARESVPVLLAAWEQNRHVRVRVAECLARMGAAGAGSDAAHVLRAELASVRRHNAMDGGYGSHDTYEDEKLLALCRRALMGNTGKGPTT, encoded by the coding sequence GTGTTCGCGGGGATCGACGAGGTCGACTGGGCCTCGATGGAGCATGCCTACGGGCCTGCCGATGATGTGCCCGGCCTGCTCCAGGGCCTCGCGTCCGCCGATCCGGCGGAGCGCGAGGGGGCACTGGACGGCATGTACGGGGCCGTGCACCACCAGGGTGACGTCTACGCGTGCACCCTCGCCTGCATTCCCTTCCTCTTCGAGCTGGTCGTGGACCCGGCGGTCCCGGACCGGGGAGGCATCGTCGAGCTGCTCACCAGCATCGGCGGCATCGACCTCGACGAGGACGACGAGGACGAGATCGACGAGGACGAGATCGAGGGCGCGGCGAACTACGCGATGGCGGCGGCGGCCGTCAGCGCGGGCGCCGGGGTGTTCTTCGCGCTGATGGCCGACGACGACCCGGGGGTGCGGGTCTCCGCCCCGCTGGCCCTGGCCACCCTGCACGGCCACCCCGCGCGGGTCCTGCCGCTGCTGCGGGAGCGGCTCGCGGTGGAGCCGGACGAGGAGGTACGGCTCGCCCTGGTCGAGGCGGCGGGGCGGGTCGCGCTGCGCCACCGCCCGCTGACCGACCAGATAGCGGACTGGCTGAGCCGGCTGGCCGCCGAGGCGCATCCGCCTGGGCTGCGGCTGGCGGCCCTGGCCCAGCTGGCACGCTGCGCACCGCAGGCGCTGCCGGGCGATGTGGTGCGGGTGGTGGCGGGGCTGCTGCGTCAGCTGCGCTCGTCGCCCCCGGCGGGGGGCGCGGAGCCGGGGTGCCGGGGTGCGGAGGCGCACAGCGAGCCGGAGCCGGCCGGGACCGAGGAACGGGCCGCGCCGGTGACCCTGGTGGGGCAGTTGCGGGCGATGTCGGCCGAGGAGAGCGCGGGCCGCACGGCGCCCTGGACGGCCGATCTGCTGCGCACCCTGCATGTCGGTCTCGACGACCGGGTCGCCGAGCGGACGGCGCTGCTGACCGACCAGCTGTGCAGCCCCGACCGCTGGCAGCGCATCGACGCGGTGCGGATGAGCAGTGGCCTGATCCGGGCCTGGCGCGGTTCCTACTCGGAGCTGGTGCGGCTGGTCGGCGAGCAGCTGGGTGCGGCCGAGCCGAGGCTGGCCGAGGCCGCGTCTCACGTCCTGGAGGAGCTGTTCGGCCTGGCCGCACCGGCCGCCGACGCGCTGGCGGCCCGGGTCGCGGCGGATCCGGGCGCCTGGGTGAAGGAGTGGGCGAGCGGGCCGCCCGGCCTCGGCAGCCCGGTGAAGGCGCTGTCGCGGCTGGGTGACGCGCGTGCCTTGCCCGCGCTGGCCGCCGCGCTGGAGCGGCCCGAGGTGCCGCACGACGTGGGGTTCGCCATCGGCTACCTGGGGGCGGCGGCCCGTCCGCTGGCCGGTGCGCTGCGGCGCAGGCTCGGTGAGGTGGGCCTCGACGAGGGCGCGTACGACCGGGCGAGCCCGCTGCTGGCCGGGCTGACGGCGCTGCGGGCGGGCGAGGCGGCGCCGGAGGTGCTTCGGGTGCTGCGCGGGGCTCCGGAGTACCGCGGTGAGTGGCTGCGCACGGCGGCGCTGCGGGCGCTCGGCTCCTTCGGTCCCGCGGCGCGCTGTGCGGTGCCGGAGCTGCGGGCGATGATCCGGCGTCCCGGTACCTCGGCGGCCACGGAGGCGGCCGAGGCGCTCTGGGCGGTCGCCGGGGACGCCTCGGCCGTGCTGCCGGTCCTGATCGAGGGGCTCCAGGCGGAGCACGCGCACGAGCGGCGGTCGGCGGCGAGCGCGCTGGGCCGGCTCGGGGCGCGGGCGGAGGTGACGGCGCCGCGTCTGCGGGCGCTGCTGGGGCACGAGGAGCTGTGGCTGCGGGTGGACGCGGCGATCGCTCTGTGGGAGGTTTCCGGGCGGGCCCGGGAGTCCGTTCCGGTCCTCCTGGCGGCCTGGGAGCAGAACCGCCATGTCAGGGTCCGGGTGGCCGAATGCCTGGCGCGGATGGGGGCCGCTGGTGCAGGGTCGGACGCGGCACACGTACTGCGCGCCGAGCTCGCCTCCGTACGCCGTCACAACGCGATGGACGGCGGCTACGGCAGCCATGACACATACGAGGACGAGAAGCTCCTGGCGCTCTGCCGCCGGGCGCTCATGGGTAATACGGGGAAGGGACCCACAACATGA
- a CDS encoding zinc-ribbon domain-containing protein → MIIFGTRGYLYQLAVMTMVCGWCGNPSAHTLRKRVTKFTLFFVPLFPFSTKFATQCTFCGGEQQIPKEQAEQLMAQHVASQGGNPFGQSQQQPGPVPGAQGQGQNPYQH, encoded by the coding sequence ATGATCATTTTCGGTACGCGAGGCTATCTCTACCAACTGGCCGTCATGACGATGGTCTGCGGCTGGTGCGGGAACCCGTCCGCGCACACCCTGCGCAAGCGGGTCACGAAGTTCACGCTGTTCTTCGTGCCGCTGTTCCCCTTCTCGACGAAGTTCGCCACGCAGTGCACCTTCTGCGGTGGTGAGCAGCAGATTCCCAAGGAGCAGGCCGAGCAGCTGATGGCCCAGCACGTGGCGTCGCAGGGCGGTAACCCGTTCGGGCAGTCGCAGCAGCAGCCGGGCCCGGTGCCGGGAGCGCAGGGCCAGGGCCAGAACCCGTATCAGCACTAA
- a CDS encoding HAMP domain-containing sensor histidine kinase produces the protein MPAWTATLTWKSAVFITVMCCVLAALLGVLVHTAVTRQTVGHAREKALARLADVTAAYEAGEALPPRSGLDPPGLPASLRALAVDGERGTMVADRLGRPTMWAAAPADGHALATRIDYSQSARTINGLDGAIIGSSLLAIGATLLAGGFAVTRVTRRLHQTARVARRIGAGDLDARVNDPRTADPSRRQDEVAIVAGALDTMASALQRKLLTEQRFTADVAHELRTPLTGLSAAAELLPPGRPAELVQDRVRTMRALTEDLLEISRLDTRTEQVDLDVYELAPLARRVVAASDTGTGAEVVEDGPPVRVETDRRRLERVLGNLISNAHRHGRPPVVLTVDGPVVTVRDHGEGFPAYLTEDGPQRFRTEGGSKGHGLGLTIAAGQARVMGARLVFENAADGGALARLTLPEYVPDEDEEDDDGDGEPPGCRS, from the coding sequence ATGCCCGCCTGGACCGCGACGCTGACCTGGAAGTCCGCGGTCTTCATCACCGTGATGTGCTGCGTGCTCGCGGCCCTGCTGGGCGTGCTGGTGCACACCGCGGTCACCCGCCAGACGGTGGGCCACGCCCGCGAGAAGGCGCTGGCCCGGCTGGCGGACGTGACCGCCGCCTACGAGGCGGGCGAGGCGCTCCCGCCGCGCTCGGGTCTCGATCCGCCGGGGCTGCCCGCGTCGCTGCGCGCGCTGGCGGTGGACGGGGAGCGCGGCACCATGGTCGCCGACCGCCTCGGCCGCCCGACGATGTGGGCTGCCGCCCCGGCTGACGGCCACGCGCTGGCGACCCGGATCGACTACAGCCAGAGTGCCCGCACGATCAACGGTCTGGACGGCGCGATCATCGGCTCCTCGCTGCTGGCGATCGGCGCCACGCTGCTGGCCGGCGGCTTCGCCGTCACCCGGGTGACGCGGCGGCTGCACCAGACCGCGCGGGTGGCCCGCCGGATCGGGGCCGGCGACCTCGACGCCCGCGTCAACGACCCCCGTACGGCCGATCCCTCGCGGCGCCAGGACGAGGTGGCGATCGTCGCCGGTGCGCTGGACACGATGGCCTCGGCGCTCCAGCGCAAGCTGCTGACCGAACAGCGCTTCACCGCCGATGTCGCGCACGAGCTGCGCACCCCGCTGACCGGTCTGTCCGCCGCCGCGGAGCTCCTGCCGCCCGGCCGCCCGGCCGAACTGGTCCAGGACCGGGTCCGGACGATGCGCGCCCTCACCGAGGACCTGCTGGAGATCTCCCGGCTCGACACCCGCACCGAGCAGGTCGATCTGGACGTGTACGAACTGGCACCGCTCGCCCGGCGGGTGGTCGCCGCGTCGGACACCGGCACCGGGGCCGAGGTGGTCGAGGACGGGCCGCCGGTACGCGTGGAGACGGACCGGCGGCGGCTGGAGCGGGTGCTGGGCAACCTGATCAGCAACGCGCACCGGCACGGCCGCCCGCCGGTCGTGCTGACGGTCGACGGGCCGGTGGTGACGGTGCGCGATCACGGCGAGGGCTTCCCCGCCTACCTGACGGAGGACGGCCCGCAGCGCTTCCGTACCGAGGGCGGCAGCAAGGGGCACGGCCTCGGCCTGACCATCGCGGCCGGCCAGGCCCGGGTGATGGGCGCCCGGCTGGTCTTCGAGAACGCGGCGGACGGCGGGGCCCTCGCGCGGCTGACGCTGCCGGAGTACGTACCCGACGAGGACGAGGAGGACGACGACGGGGACGGGGAGCCGCCCGGCTGCCGGTCCTGA